A stretch of DNA from Solea solea chromosome 11, fSolSol10.1, whole genome shotgun sequence:
CATATTGTGATATACTGAAGTCCTCTGTAGGATTATATAGGGTACATTCAAAACATAATAGTCCAGAAGCAACTGCATGGCTTAATTTATTTCTGTTGGTGCAGACTTTGTACACAAATTAAATGCTCAGAAATGATGGCACAATGTTCAAAATGTAAATACGTTGAGGCAATTAAATCAGAGTTTAATGATTTcaaatgtattgtatttaaaACGGTAATGTCTGTTGATGAGTCTGCATGTCTCATAGTCTGCTGTGCACAACTGAAGAGAACTGTACTGTAGGAAATTTCCACATTTTGCACTTCTTTGCATCAATGTCTTTGATGGCCTAATTATTAAAGTCTTTGTATCCTCTATTACTTCTTTCTAGGTAAAAAAGAACAGTTcccccccactctctctgtatGGACAGTTACTGTGGCGTGAGTTCTTCTACACCGCAGCGACCAACAACCCACGCTTTGACAAGATGGAGGGCAATCCCATCTGTGTCCGCATTCCCTGGGACAAAAATCCAGAGGCACTTGCCAAATGGGCTGAGGCCAAGACTGGCTTTCCCTGGATTGATGCCATCATGACTCAGCTGAGGCAGGAGGGCTGGATCCATCACCTGGCCAGACATGCGGTGGCCTGCTTTCTCACTAGGGGTGACCTTTGGATCAGCTGGGAGGAAGGAATGAAGGTGGGCCTTCAGAGAATTGCAACATTGATTTTCATATATATCATACATACTGATATATATGAATAGAGCGAGAGTCTTTTCTCAAGGTTTTGGATTATTTTAGTCAAGACTGGATTACTGCAATCATATTACTGTCTTACAAAGTGTATCCAGTTTATAATAAACTTCTGAAAAGCACCTTTGCGTCAGGTTTAAACAGATATCTGTCTCTGCAGGTCTTTGAGGAGTTGCTTCTCGATGCAGACTGGAGCGTGAACGCAGGCAGCTGGATGTGGCTGTCCTGCAGTTCATTTTTCCAGCAGTTTTTCCACTGCTACTGCCCCGTGGGCTTTGGCAGGCGCACCGACCCCAACGGGGACTTCATCAGGTGGGTACATTTCCTGTCATCGCCCTTTGGTGCCAATAGCTGACCTAGCCACATGAATGgcactcttcctccctctttctctctgaactgcacacacaaaggaaaacatAGCAGCACTAAGAGACATCAGAAAGGCTGTAAACATATGCACATGCAAAATGAAAGGATATTTCAAAATTAAGATTTATAGAGGATACACATAGTAAAAGAGGTTATAGGTTATTACAATTAGTTGTTAATAATTTTCCCATCTTCTTGTCACTGTTTCAGTAGGAATTGTTTTTAgcacaaaatgtttttcatcttaaaaaaaaaggaaccttGTCCTGGTTCTCAGAGTTAATAGAGATAATactcacaacacagacacattcagTTTGCACACAATGACAGGTAAACAAAGACAGggataaaaaagagagatagagGGATCAAGGGAGACCTCCCGAAAATTGGGtaagtgaatgaatgacaaagaacatccttccctcctctccccaTTTTATTTTCACCCATTGCTTCATATTTCTTTCTGTTAAAATTTTAACACTTGAGTTTTAAAATCAGGCAtgttatttgtaataattgtaGTGTCCACGGTGTACTTCTTTGCGTgtctttttaattgtttgtgaTTATCTGTTTGGTGATTGTGTACGCGTGTGCGTATCTCTAGTTAATATAATTGTTGCCAGATGATTTTTACTGCCAAGGTGTAGATTAATTCCTCTTTCTCTTGATgtggctctgtgtttgtgtattggctcatctgtttttttggggggggattGGGGGAAAAGTTCAGCTATCCCTCTTCCATTTGGAGATTGTAACTGATTGCTTTTAAGATGATTGGCCGTTCTCAAGCCCCTCCACCCAGGTGTAGCCGGGCTTCCAGCCTGGGCTGCCTTGGATGGAAGTTGGGGATTGAGTTGAGACTTTGGTAGTCGTTTGTTTTCACTTGCCTGTGCAACCCTGAGGGACGGGACTTTGCTCACGCCCCAGCAGCACCCTCTGGGCAGGTTTTTAACTCGGTAGCATCTCATTCCGTCAAAAGGGATTCTGACCGCTTGGTAGGGAAATGCCAACACCTTGTCTGCATTCGTTAGGTAGAGGATTATGAAGCATTTCCCCGAGGGTAGTGAGGAGAGGCATTGGACCAGCTGTAGCTCTGCCATCGCAGTGATGCACAGTTGGCATGGGTACTCGTTACCTGTGCCGTGCCATGCGAGCTGGTACACTGTCCAGGCGCTGGGCAAAGCCCCTCATCCAACCCCTTGTGAAATGTTCAGTGGTGCTCTGCTTATGTGAATGTAGCCCTGTCGGTTCAGGTGGATCTGGAGCAGTGGCTGGCTAATATACAGTAGCACTGAAAAAGACACATCAACATACCCACTCACAGAGAAGAACACACTGTTATACTACATGCACAAGAGACATTCACCTTTCATCTTATCTCAGTTTATCTCTGAATTGCGTTCAGATTATTTACCATTTTTGTTAAAtctaatgggaaaaaaaacctgcaaaatGAGGATTACGAGAATTACTGCATTAACCTGAGAATTCTCCATTGTATTCTAAAACACTACCTTATAAACCACCTTAACAAACATCCTGTCgaaaacacacactgcatcaCAAACCGCATGCTTGCACTCTTCCTGTAATTGCCACCTGCTGTCTTCTTAAGATCACTTGTTACTGGCAGGTTGCGGGTCTTCCTGGCAAAAGGGTTGTGGTCCCTTTTTGGTGAAATGAAGGAGCCCCCTAGTGGGCCAGCCTAGAGCATGGTGCTGTGGCTGTGGGAGGGGACAGTCAGCAGGGAGGCTTTGGGCCTGCTGACCACTTAAAAGACAACCACCACAGTCTGAGGGACAGGGGGAGAAGGCATGAGCTCTTTTCTCAGTCCACCACTGTTTGATCATGGGGAAGGGAGATGGGGGGGAGTTTGGAGGGAGGGTGGGGGAGCTGTGAGGTATAATGGAAGACTTCTGTCATCGACTAAGAACTCTCAGTACTATacagcttttccttttttttagtgaGTTTCTAGGAGGatttatcataaatattattgtaAATAGTCACCAGTGACTATTtattatagaatatatatattctataatattctataatatatatatatatatatatatatatatatgtgtgtgtatatatatatatatatatatatatatatgtacatatgtatgtatgtatatatatatatatatatatatatatatatatatatatatatatatatatatatatatatatgtgtgtgtatatatgtatatgtatatgtatatatatatatatacacgtgtgtgtgtatatatgtatatgtatatattaagatatatatttttatttacatttcttgaTGGCAGAACTTTACCACTATACACCAGCTCTGGTCAGGATTGGGTTGCGGGGCGGGGGGAGGGCTGCGGGTGGAATCAATACACTCTGCTTTCTAACCGCGTGTTACAGTAGACGTCTCCTAGCATCATCAATCCAATCTGCAGTGATCACTCTAGCGATGGGGCGATCTCCGTAAGCAACCGGAGCGCTGTCcatcctgtgggtgtgtgtgtgtgtgggggcgtgGGGGCGGGTCCACAGGGCCGCACCACCCCTGCCCACACCACTCTATCAGCGCTGCACTGTGTCGCTTCCCACAGTTCCACAGTTCCACTCGCCCCCCTcctctgtcctgtctgtctCCCCTCCTCGGATTTGGTAAGGTTGGACCAAGTGCAGTAGgtaggtttcttttttttgtcacatggaGCAAATCCACGACAGTCCAAGGAAACACAAGTCTAACAAAACTTCAGCAGGTTGGAATGGGATTGTGAGCTCTTTGCTATGTTGTAGGCAGTGTTTTTATTGGCTTCATTTTCTGGATGGTCACACTTTTTGTCAGTGATGTGGCTGCTATCATACCAACTTACAGTAATAGTGGTTTGGGACCACAACCCCTTGTTTTTCTGAACTGTAGTCCTCACTGTGCACTGTGACAGTAACTGACTTCAGTGCCACAATCACCAAAAGTTCATACAGTAGTGTCAGATTTGCAGAACATTGTTACGCATACTCTCATCTACCGTAGTCATACTGTgcagtgttgtggttgtttgtagCTTTCATTTTGAAGACCAGCATGCTGTTATCCTTTACAGTACATAAGTGTGCTGTAAGTGACACTTCTCATAACATAATTATATCATTATAATTTTCTCAGTGAGAACAAATCTAAAAAGTTTTGTTGAATGCATGcacaattattacaaattagatgtactgaattttaaatgtgtcacagttaagtgtaaatattactttttatttaaaaaaaaaagctataataacattttaaagaatGATTCTTTCAATCCCTGCATCAGTCCTGCCCCTGATTTACTCCATATCAAGGTCTAACCTTATATATCCTGTTGACACAAGCTGGCGTATCTAATTTCTCCCTGTGCTTCCAGACGTTACTTACCTATCCTCCGAGGTTTCCCTGCAAAGTACATCTATGACCCGTGGAACGCTCCAGAGTCCGTGCAGGCGGCAGCCAAGTGTATAATCGGCGTCCATTACCCGAGACCCATGGTGCATCATGCCGAGGCAAGCCGACTCAACATCGAGAGGATGAAACAGATCTACCAGCAGCTTAGCAGATACAGGGGACTCGGTGGGTGATAGACAAACCTTGCATTTTAAATGGCAAAAATGGAAACAtgcctttttgttttgaaacatcTTGATGTTTACTAAAACaacttcatttttgtttgtgttccgCAGGCCTGCTGGCATCAGTGCCGTCTACAAACGGCAATGGAAATGGAGGAATGATGGCCTACTCTCCCGGAGAGCAGCAGCCAGggaccaacaacaacaataacagctCACAATGTAGGTCAATTCTCTTCACATAATGATGTGAATAATGTTTGTGCCATGAAAGGGGTGCTGACGTGTCATCTTCTTGCAGTGCCTGGAGTGTCGGGGAGCTCTGTCACAAAGGGCAACGGCAGCGGGAGCGGGAGCGGGAGCATACTACTGAACTTTGACAGTGAAGAACAGACGGGGCCTAGAAATGttggacagcagcagcaacgacTGCAACCTctgccacagcaacaacaacaaaagcaacagCATGGTAGGCGAGAACCTGACATCTCAACAGCGTGATGCTGTGAAAATGTACTAACTCATAAAGTcagtaattgtttttaaaatgctgaCAAGGCATAGTTATATTACAATCATACTGTACGATGCTTAACTTTGATGAATTTGCTTTGATGCAGGATACCACTCAGTGCCAGACATCAGCCAGACCATAACCAGCAGCCGACTCTACCATGAGTTTGCTGTGCCTCAACATCCAGGTAGGAAACCGGCCAGATCTGATGTTGATGCGATCTTTTCCTGTGCCACATTAATCTAGGATTTCCTAGAAATGTCATGGCTTTTGAGCTGCTTTAATGATAGTTTTGCTCTGAAAAGTAGTTGCTCTAGTACAAATGTGTTCTTGCTTCAACAAGAAATCTCATATTGTAGGACTGTTACAGTAGCTGTAGTAAAGAAATAACGtagtcaccaccaccacaactgCACATAATGTCACCTTATGTATTTAGACCGCTTCAGATTGATACAATGGGTACTGCACCAGTGGCTTAACAGGTGTCGTGTCCTTCTAAAGCAGCATTCAGTGAAGAGTtaacttgctgctgctgctgctgatgtcacagaATATTGTGACACTTCCTCTTTCACTGGCATTTAGCTGTGTCTAATAAAGCTCTCTACAGCTAtttctgaacacacacatctctgGGTGAAGTCAAATACAACTGTGACCAAAATAAACCTACAGCCACTGTTGCACAATCATACTGAAGGGAAGACGGAGGGTGTATAGATCCCCCCAGCCCTAGTATTTTCAGAATGTCATTCAGAAAGACAACTCAAGCCTTTTGTCCAGTGTAGAGGAAAACTTCCACAAAAGGGTGACTCCTCCACATtaattgtcattattatcaggTCCAGGATGCATCAAACCAAACCTTACTTTACTCCATGTATTGTTCCTATAGTCCACTGTATCGGCAACATCATTTCCAATCACGTCTATGTCTTTCTTCTCGCTGACCCCCCTCAGGAATCTTCCTGCACACCAGAGGAGGCAGCATCACAGGAAAACGGGAACGGGAGTCGGAACGTGAAGGGTCAGGGGAGGAAAACCCTACGTCTTGCTCTGTGCATAAAATTCAGAGGCAGAGTGCAGAGGTCAGCCAGCTTTTCTATTACTGTCTGTGTAATTTAAGTGTTACTTTATTGATGGTTAAGATTTTATTGAAATATACCATTATGTACCATAAGCATGAAAactggaatgtaccaagtgagAAATACATTGTTTTAATAGAATACAGCCTTTTCCAAGTGTACGAACACTAGCAGGGAATTGATTTGGCTTGTTAGCATTAGGGAATTTTCCAGTCAcgtcacagaccaaaacaacttcAACTGTTTATCTTTGTGACGATGGCCAGGGTACACGACCGCGTACTGTGCAAGTGAGCATGAGGGAAACggtgttgcaaataaaaaagctcTACAATGCAGAGCAAACACTATGATAATAATTTCTTATATTAATATACAGTCTAGATTAATAATATGAAGCACTACCATTATATGGAACATTTCATAAATCTGAggtaaaacattcatttatttgcgaTACTTAAAACTGTGGTTATATCAATGTACACATAGGGTTTTGTTATGTTGCCTTTACTTGTCTCGCTGGAAAACATTAAGAATGTACGCGTTCATTTGCATCTGATCACAATTGTCACTTTATTGGCTTGACAGGAGTCATCCAGGTAAATGTCAGCATGTCAAATAATTCCTGTGctcaaaataaaagatacaaaacagATGGTTGAATGCGGGACACCACCTATGCAAATCAAGCAAACAATGGAAGCTATGAAAGAGACACGGCAGGAAAAAAGGAGCCGCATTTCCTTTCTGGATGTTTCTGTAGCATTCCCTCTCAGCTATAACAGAAAAAGCAAAGACGTACAATAATTCATCTTCTTAACCAACACTGTTGTTTTGGGTCTTTTCTGCAGACCACCTAGAGCAGGAGGAGATTACACCGTCCAAATCTACACGAGAGTCACCACCTGGGCAGCAGAAAGAGGAAATCCAAAGGTCACTACTACCTGTtctccaaacaaacacaggtcCAGACACTACCACTGCCACCTCCACCTCAAACACCTGAACTGCTCTCTGCCTTCACAGTCAGAAAACCCCCCTGGTTGTAAACAAATAGatgaaaatgtgatttctgACTCTTTGACAGTTACATCATGATCCACTCAACTCTGGAAACCTCACAGGAATGTGTAAAGGAGTGAAATGCCTCAAACATACAGCGTGATGAATTATTTGTtacacatgaattaaaaatgaattttaaaGTACACTTCTGTCTTAAAACTGCTGCTACCAGCCAGGATATACTGTAGAAACACGGACACAGCtataaaagtgtttttcctttgttttccaaAGCCCGCAAAGACTCAAATGAATTGTCTGTCctttcatacacaaacataactccacttttgttttgtttttatcgtTAGCATCCCAGTGTGCTACATCCTCTAGCGGTAACCAGGTCAACACTGTCACCAACACACAGTCATTAATACTCATTGATGTTATATTATTTGTCACAGATGGAACTTACTCATTATAGTGATAATATATGTGGATGTTTCTCATGTTGTCTGAAAGAAATGCTTGTACATATGCTAATtgggtttgttttatgttttttttttttaagtattacattttccaaaaaacaaTAGTCTGGATTTCCAAGGacaatttttaaaatgttgtattactttctgtattattattattattattattattattattattattaggccTGATGCACATGGGTATTCACATGTATAGCCTTGCAGGTCATTTCAGGGAGTAACATCACTAGTTTGCACGCGCATACACGGAGGTTTAATTGGCAAGTGAACATGAGATCCTTCAATTTAACACACATTATTCATTGTTACTGTAACGCATACCATTGCCTGGTCAGCATATGACATgtgatttgtttgatttataTTGGCAGCTAAAGAAACGGTTTAAAGATTATTTTAGATTAGACAGGGGATGTTTTGTCA
This window harbors:
- the LOC131468464 gene encoding cryptochrome-1-like, with the protein product MARNSIHWFRKGLRLHDNPALQEALHGADTVRCVYFLDPWFAGSSNVGVNRWRFLLQCLEDLDASLRKLNSRLFVIRGQPANVFPRLFKEWKISRLTFEYDSEPFGKERDAAIKKLATEAGVEVMVKISHTLYDLDKIIELNGGQPPLTYKRFQTLISRLDPPEMPAETLSDTTMGRCVTPVSDDHGDKYGVPSLEELGFDIEGLPSAVWPGGETEALTRIERHLERKAWVANFERPRMNANSLLASPTGLSPYLRFGCLSCRLFYFKLTDLYRKVKKNSSPPLSLYGQLLWREFFYTAATNNPRFDKMEGNPICVRIPWDKNPEALAKWAEAKTGFPWIDAIMTQLRQEGWIHHLARHAVACFLTRGDLWISWEEGMKVFEELLLDADWSVNAGSWMWLSCSSFFQQFFHCYCPVGFGRRTDPNGDFIRRYLPILRGFPAKYIYDPWNAPESVQAAAKCIIGVHYPRPMVHHAEASRLNIERMKQIYQQLSRYRGLGLLASVPSTNGNGNGGMMAYSPGEQQPGTNNNNNSSQLPGVSGSSVTKGNGSGSGSGSILLNFDSEEQTGPRNVGQQQQRLQPLPQQQQQKQQHGYHSVPDISQTITSSRLYHEFAVPQHPGIFLHTRGGSITGKRERESEREGSGEENPTSCSVHKIQRQSAETT